One region of Oncorhynchus nerka isolate Pitt River linkage group LG22, Oner_Uvic_2.0, whole genome shotgun sequence genomic DNA includes:
- the LOC115104714 gene encoding LIM/homeobox protein Lhx1-like, producing MVHCAGCERPILDRFLLNVLDRPWHIKCVQCCDCKCNLTEKCFSREGRLYCKNDFFRRFGTKCGGCAQGISPNDLVRRAKSKVFHLNCFTCMMCNKQLSTGEEMYILDEFKFVCKEDYLSNSNGKDTTLLSVTTCSDPSLSPDSQDPQDDGKDSEIGPLSDKEVGSNENDEQNVGGKRRGPRTTIKAKQLEVLKAAFTATPKPTRHIREQLAQETGLNMRVIQVWFQNRRSKERRMKQLSALGARRHSFFRSPRRMRTLVDRLEPGELVPNGHFSYYGDYQSEYYGPGGNFEYYTQGPPLLQAQTPVDLGFSSGPAGTPLGGMDHHLAGHHPSGEVQCFTDIISHHPVDSPSPEPNGPGSMHSISSEMCGVSTPFTSLSINGSGYSNQLSHPSSEMSEGTVW from the exons ATGGTTCACTGTGCCGGCTGCGAAAGACCTATTCTGGACAGGTTTCTACTCAATGTTCTGGACAGACCATGGCACATCAAGTGCGTACAGTGCTGTGACTGTAAATGCAATTTGACAGAAAAATGTTTTTCACGGGAAGGGAGGCTGTACTGTAAAAACGACTTTTTTAG gAGATTTGGCACAAAGTGTGGAGGTTGCGCCCAGGGAATCTCGCCCAACGATTTGGTTCGAAGAGCAAAGAGCAAAGTGTTTCACCTGAACTGTTTCACGTGCATGATGTGTAACAAACAGCTATCTACTGGAGAGGAAATGTACATTTTAGATGAATTTAAGTTTGTTTGTAAAGAGGACTACCTAAGCAACAGCAACGGAAAGGACACAACCCTGCTCTCAG TCACGACCTGCAGTGACCCAAGTCTATCTCCAGATTCCCAAGACCCACAGGATGATGGTAAAGATTCGGAAATCGGGCCTTTATCCGATAAAGAGGTGGGCAGCAATGAAAACGATGAGCAGAACGTAGGGGGGAAACGACGTGGGCCTCGAACAACTATAAAAGCCAAGCAACTTGAGGTCCTCAAAGCTGCTTTCACGGCCACGCCAAAACCCACAAGACACATTCGAGAACAGCTGGCGCAGGAGACAGGTCTCAACATGAGAGTGATCCAG GTTTGGTTCCAAAATCGGCGGTCTAAAGAGCGGCGCATGAAGCAGCTGAGTGCACTGGGGGCGAGAAGGCACTCGTTCTTCCGCAGTCCAAGGAGAATGAGAACTCTGGTGGACCGACTCGAACCCGGGGAGCTGGTCCCCAACGGCCATTTCTCATACTATGGTG attatcagagtgaatactatggACCTGGAGGAAATTTTGAGTACTACACCCAAGGCCCCCCCTTGTTGCAGGCCCAGACCCCAGTGGACCTAGGCTTCTCCTCTGGCCCTGCTGGCACCCCTTTAGGTGGCATGGACCATCACCTGGCTGGGCACCACCCATCTGGTGAGGTGCAGTGCTTCACTGACATCATATCTCACCATCCAGTGGACTCGCCTAGCCCCGAGCCCAACGGACCCGGGTCAATGCACAGCATCTCCAGTGAGATGTGTGGCGTCAGCACACCCTTCACCTCACTGTCCATCAACGGCAGTGGATACAGCAACCAATTGTCACACCCCTCCTCAGAGATGAGCGAAGGCACTGTCTGGTAG